The bacterium genome contains the following window.
GGTGGTCGCCGACGATGGCTCGACAGACGGGGCGGATGCCGTGGTCAAACATTTCGCCCGCCGGTTCGAGGCGCGTGGCACCCGGCTCACGTACCTGCGCAACGAGCGAGGCGGCGCCTCGCGAGCTCGGAATGCCGGCATCTTGGCTGCGAGGTTTGAAGTTGTCGCGTTCACGGATTCGGACTGCGTGCCTGCAAGCGGCTGGTTAAGCGCAATCGACAGGCATTTTGCCGAACACCCGGGCCACCTGGGCGTGGGCGGCAAAACGGTCTCGGAGCCTGAGAGAATCACGCCGTTTACACATCAGGTCGAGAACAACCTCAGCTATAGCTATCCGACGTGCAACGTTGCATACAGGAGGACACCTCTGCTTGAGGTTGGCATGTTCGAGGAGTCCTTTCCCTACCCCGGATGTCGCCTCATTGGCACACCGGATAACGAGGACTGGGACATCACATTCAAGATAGAGAGCATCGGCGAGATAGGTTTTTCGCCCCAGGCCGTGGTCGTCCATCCGCCCAGACCCACTACGATGCGAAAGCTCCTGACGCGCACCAGGAACCTTGAGAGCGAGTTTTACTTATACGAGCGGCATCCGAGCCTTTACAG
Protein-coding sequences here:
- a CDS encoding glycosyltransferase, with amino-acid sequence MRISVVVPTFNSRDLLPACLEGLLGQDFDPSQFEVVVADDGSTDGADAVVKHFARRFEARGTRLTYLRNERGGASRARNAGILAARFEVVAFTDSDCVPASGWLSAIDRHFAEHPGHLGVGGKTVSEPERITPFTHQVENNLSYSYPTCNVAYRRTPLLEVGMFEESFPYPGCRLIGTPDNEDWDITFKIESIGEIGFSPQAVVVHPPRPTTMRKLLTRTRNLESEFYLYERHPSLYRRSVHRHPLRVLLYHRALVQPALKMSRFIRFLWTRPFLYLKMLMLLCLQSAYICILTPYWVMRHWSRKRKSGPWQIPT